In Xiphophorus maculatus strain JP 163 A chromosome 15, X_maculatus-5.0-male, whole genome shotgun sequence, the following are encoded in one genomic region:
- the katna1 gene encoding katanin p60 ATPase-containing subunit A1 isoform X1, giving the protein MSSLCFCCSMSLQEISENVKLAREYALLGNYSSASVLYHGLLDQIKNYMYTVRDGGVHQRWQQLWQEINEESRQVQDIMSTLQSFQLDTAPAKPSNHDDFEMRPAHVEPRHSPGPVRRSNFHKESKPSNHRLSAAVRPHQKQPQRGANGAGGRASKAKEKKEAKEVKEAGGKAKDDKEKEVKKFDGTGYDKDLVEALERDIISQNPSVRWDDIADLEDAKKLLKEAVVLPMWMPAFFKGIRRPWKGVLMVGPPGTGKTLLAKAVATECRTTFFNVSSSTLTSKYRGESEKLVRLLFEMARHYAPTTIFIDEIDSMCSRRGTSEEHEASRRVKAELLVQMDGVGGASENDDPSKMVMVLAATNFPWDIDEALRRRLEKRIYIPLPSIKGRVELLRINLKELELASDVDLDKIAEQLEGYSGADITNVCRDASLMAMRRRIEGLTPEEIRNLSRDEMHMPTTMEDFESALKKVSKSVSAADLEKYASWIEEFGSC; this is encoded by the exons ATGAGCAGCCTCTGCTTCTGCTGCAGCATGAGTCTACAGGAGATCAGTGAGAATGTCAAGCTGGCGCGGGAGTACGCTCTGCTGGGGAACTACAGCTCAGCCAGTGTTCTGTACCATGGCCTGCTGGACCAGATCAAGAACTACATGTACACTGTAAGGGACGGCGGCGTTCATCAGCGATGGCAGCAG CTGTGGCAAGAAATCAATGAAGAGAGCCGGCAAGTTCAGGACATCATGTCCACTCTGCAGAGCTTTCAGCTGGACACGGCGCCCGCTAAACCCTCCAACCATGACGACTTTGAAATGAGGCCGGCACATGTGGAACCAAG ACACTCTCCTGGCCCCGTCAGGCGCTCCAACTTTCATAAGGAGAGCAAACCCTCCAACCACCGGCTGAGCGCCGCCGTGAGGCCCCACCAGAAGCAGCCCCAGCGGGGGGCCAACGGGGCCGGGGGCCGAGCCTCCAAGGccaaagaaaagaaggaagcaaAGGAGGTGAAGGAGGCTGGCGGCAAAGCCAAGGACGACAAG GAGAAAGAGGTGAAAAAGTTTGACGGTACAGGATACGACAAAGACCTGGTGGAAGCCCTGGAGAGAGACATCATATCTCAGAACCCCAGTGTGAGATG GGACGACATTGCAGATTTGGAAGACGCCAAGAAACTGCTGAAAGAAGCGGTGGTGCTGCCGATGTGGATGCCTGCTTTCTTCAAAGGCATCAGGAGACCATGGAAG GGTGTTCTCATGGTGGGCCCTCCAGGCACGGGGAAGACTCTGCTGGCCAAGGCCGTCGCTACGGAATGCAGGACTACTTTCTTCAACGTGTCTTCGTCCACGCTGACCTCCAAGTACCGAGGAGAGTCGGAGAAGCTGGTTCGCCTTCTGTTTGAAATG GCGCGCCACTACGCTCCCACCACCATCTTCATCGATGAAATCGACTCGATGTGCAGCCGCAGAGGAACCTCAGAGGAGCATGAGGCCAGCAGGAGGGTGAAGGCAGAGCTGCTGGTCCAGATGGACG GGGTGGGCGGGGCTTCAGAGAACGATGACCCTTCAAAGATGGTGATGGTGCTGGCAGCCACCAACTTCCCCTGGGACATCGACGAGGCACTGAGGAGGCGGCTGGAGAAGAGGATCTACATCCCTCTGCCTTCCA TAAAGGGCCGGGTGGAGCTGCTCCGGATCAACCtgaaggagctggagctggCCAGTGACGTAGACCTGGACAAGATCGCAGAGCAGCTGGAGGGATACTCAGGAGCTGACATCACTAACGTGTGCag AGACGCCTCCCTGATGGCCATGAGGCGACGGATCGAGGGTCTCACCCCGGAGGAAATCCGGAACCTGTCCCGGGACGAGATGCACATGCCAACCACCATGGAGGACTTTGAGTCGGCTCTGAAGAAAGTCTCCAAATCCGTGTCAGCTGCTGACCTGGAGAAGTACGCCAGCTGGATCGAGGAGTTTGGATCGTGCTGA
- the katna1 gene encoding katanin p60 ATPase-containing subunit A1 isoform X2, producing MSLQEISENVKLAREYALLGNYSSASVLYHGLLDQIKNYMYTVRDGGVHQRWQQLWQEINEESRQVQDIMSTLQSFQLDTAPAKPSNHDDFEMRPAHVEPRHSPGPVRRSNFHKESKPSNHRLSAAVRPHQKQPQRGANGAGGRASKAKEKKEAKEVKEAGGKAKDDKEKEVKKFDGTGYDKDLVEALERDIISQNPSVRWDDIADLEDAKKLLKEAVVLPMWMPAFFKGIRRPWKGVLMVGPPGTGKTLLAKAVATECRTTFFNVSSSTLTSKYRGESEKLVRLLFEMARHYAPTTIFIDEIDSMCSRRGTSEEHEASRRVKAELLVQMDGVGGASENDDPSKMVMVLAATNFPWDIDEALRRRLEKRIYIPLPSIKGRVELLRINLKELELASDVDLDKIAEQLEGYSGADITNVCRDASLMAMRRRIEGLTPEEIRNLSRDEMHMPTTMEDFESALKKVSKSVSAADLEKYASWIEEFGSC from the exons ATGAGTCTACAGGAGATCAGTGAGAATGTCAAGCTGGCGCGGGAGTACGCTCTGCTGGGGAACTACAGCTCAGCCAGTGTTCTGTACCATGGCCTGCTGGACCAGATCAAGAACTACATGTACACTGTAAGGGACGGCGGCGTTCATCAGCGATGGCAGCAG CTGTGGCAAGAAATCAATGAAGAGAGCCGGCAAGTTCAGGACATCATGTCCACTCTGCAGAGCTTTCAGCTGGACACGGCGCCCGCTAAACCCTCCAACCATGACGACTTTGAAATGAGGCCGGCACATGTGGAACCAAG ACACTCTCCTGGCCCCGTCAGGCGCTCCAACTTTCATAAGGAGAGCAAACCCTCCAACCACCGGCTGAGCGCCGCCGTGAGGCCCCACCAGAAGCAGCCCCAGCGGGGGGCCAACGGGGCCGGGGGCCGAGCCTCCAAGGccaaagaaaagaaggaagcaaAGGAGGTGAAGGAGGCTGGCGGCAAAGCCAAGGACGACAAG GAGAAAGAGGTGAAAAAGTTTGACGGTACAGGATACGACAAAGACCTGGTGGAAGCCCTGGAGAGAGACATCATATCTCAGAACCCCAGTGTGAGATG GGACGACATTGCAGATTTGGAAGACGCCAAGAAACTGCTGAAAGAAGCGGTGGTGCTGCCGATGTGGATGCCTGCTTTCTTCAAAGGCATCAGGAGACCATGGAAG GGTGTTCTCATGGTGGGCCCTCCAGGCACGGGGAAGACTCTGCTGGCCAAGGCCGTCGCTACGGAATGCAGGACTACTTTCTTCAACGTGTCTTCGTCCACGCTGACCTCCAAGTACCGAGGAGAGTCGGAGAAGCTGGTTCGCCTTCTGTTTGAAATG GCGCGCCACTACGCTCCCACCACCATCTTCATCGATGAAATCGACTCGATGTGCAGCCGCAGAGGAACCTCAGAGGAGCATGAGGCCAGCAGGAGGGTGAAGGCAGAGCTGCTGGTCCAGATGGACG GGGTGGGCGGGGCTTCAGAGAACGATGACCCTTCAAAGATGGTGATGGTGCTGGCAGCCACCAACTTCCCCTGGGACATCGACGAGGCACTGAGGAGGCGGCTGGAGAAGAGGATCTACATCCCTCTGCCTTCCA TAAAGGGCCGGGTGGAGCTGCTCCGGATCAACCtgaaggagctggagctggCCAGTGACGTAGACCTGGACAAGATCGCAGAGCAGCTGGAGGGATACTCAGGAGCTGACATCACTAACGTGTGCag AGACGCCTCCCTGATGGCCATGAGGCGACGGATCGAGGGTCTCACCCCGGAGGAAATCCGGAACCTGTCCCGGGACGAGATGCACATGCCAACCACCATGGAGGACTTTGAGTCGGCTCTGAAGAAAGTCTCCAAATCCGTGTCAGCTGCTGACCTGGAGAAGTACGCCAGCTGGATCGAGGAGTTTGGATCGTGCTGA